The following are encoded together in the Apis mellifera strain DH4 linkage group LG4, Amel_HAv3.1, whole genome shotgun sequence genome:
- the LOC724971 gene encoding uncharacterized protein LOC724971 isoform X1: MMSRYTGRSLVVVALCLCFVVVHAIYDPKESTTKPPKRREPVLPWYSPGPVDSKEDLSRSAKWQVDSDYPIPRKPYVIEAGTKTWSPWKKNKGSEIEQRTEITRDSQSAINFEQDDNLSSKSNDQQKNEQIGIKRDEEFYEGVPADSTKPREEKILVSTETKWTVARYDSKHGVQCPEFDSTGQFVYPPDCKFFVNCWKGRAFVQACAPGTLFNPNTLECDFPQKVKCYGEEINNYYNFPTTERLDSSRLQEPKCPPHVTGLIAHPLDCTKFLQCANGGTYIMDCGPGTVFNPAVMVCDWPHNVKGCEDALKSEEETTKPFVPPDYEDHDGRLQYEKPQAKKITCPDDYTGLLPHPETCKKFLQCANGGTFIMDCGPGTAFNPSISVCDWPYNVPGCKEDKQQPVDTSFKPWPSHNSSHSRTWHHKHNHTSQGKDWDPLKPTWRPILKRPSSRINWNDTSDSNPPQPQWPHRGHGSNDRNYNDRSHHYHHHHHFHSPTHDPKDTEAQQPVPSFHQPHHQTSGNQGVENWHSNHGHHHEHHHYYHGRPQDRSEIIVPSNPWTDEEIDQQSRFDTRKDHEGSLNQGFDHRGTQDRPETVPSNTWTVEETGQQAQRPTFDMKKDTFNEEFDHRDTQDRPETVDTWTVKETVQEAQRPSFGELFKDNVPWNKDNDQESASNRQERMGPGFSQAGFDETSIYANNRNYQPVDNSRFDTQIAGNRRIWNQTRLTENGFSNWNQQGREQMPNQNRRWDQDPVNKDDKFYEGKFRPNIYQSTADRQADSKLDTWASKTNIFQHSKGQFGSGVKNTAFNSTKINPNGINANINGTRGHFITKEIEVNQGHSKMRTYRPNDLPGLNEFNKSDRNIYVDSRTNVDNIPLTVLQPPPITSDNHPSGSNNILRNNSFGHRTHRYHWTYNSSANSGNLSPSGNYNNRVLVPSRELQPPYPSLNKSLVPPFLSNFLKYSPIPSPDLQPPDDHQSTNKFSIGWQLPNDPIERELPTYENRNTFQPSSQLVPPIFELNVSGRYPNVPSTNLEPPDQEFDSFFNDSVVNNATREIPSLTIPPRKRFANTTESSENSEISTTDPNVPTVWIDYENSSTIEHPDIVEPASEESEAVESVDVLSDKKEWKPVLVFKNVTETTTKASVIMKIDKKNVDVDLFNVDAAPFAKEDPPFPSYYIPPVEPLDHSKKTVMPTPISGQVIRLRGGSGPHDGYVEVQGTNPGWGIVCDSRNGWTLKEAHVVCKQLGYTRGAEMAWQGRNGRNGMPTWIAANSVSCQGDEDKFQSCKFTHVQECRVERDAIGVRCALNRVANCRKDEVPHEEQCYHLAEAESGLNHQEALDYCTNRDSRLLDITSQAENNFISEWLVQKQPEIASIMTSGVGFTTMGHTLWIWEDSSRTKFRFTKWWPGWMEDNKQPPSVGTRPRCIVMKRKFPCHERPDSICVADYFFWDAEDCASSNKGHSFICKRPYDDIGCIYGKGSQYAGNASITASGKDCLSWGDEKVAYPLEINVVNREIREKLKNHNYCRNPNPNRENRPWCFTGPRAEREHCDIPPCGNIGTQRRSVSQCKPKHFECLPGECIPSPWVCDEEEDCTNGADERDCVSHMYLFKKYSKQKLEGYDVEKWLNTPLKTCALRCKEADFICRSFAHKAIENICLLSDSNIGMTGKLKPSTEFDYYEMKDRSMNCEGMFVCENQKCINQSQVCNGKNDCHDRSDENVCTVENLDYEIRLAGSDYNNEGRVEVKILGIWGQVCDDGFGMIDADVICKELGFVLGALEVKPGGFYGNMDPSTRFMVDQLRCRGNETSLRECDFEGWGVHDCQPEEAVGIVCKTAVNTCPDGQWKCDNSPMCISTAFICDEVVDCQDGSDESPEHCNVPFEIRLANGNTAYEGRIEVRHHGVWGTVCDDDFSNAAATVICRSLGFNGRALAKKDGYFGPGEGPIWLDEVFCYGNETQLNRCEHNHWGEHNCNHEEDAGVICTPGDVNDSKVNRNIPSRWRDSLIFKWEIPPEMPQKNINDILPTNCGRRFKDFNEDEDLIFQKVVRGNIAPKGSYPWQASIRVRGYSKSNHWCGAVIISPLHVLTAAHCLEGYNKKTYFVRAGDYNTEIDEGTEIEANIEDYYIHEEFRKGHRMNNDIALVLLKGRGIPLGKNVMPICLPSERIEYPAGLNCTISGFGSIETGKSTHSKDLRYGWIPLLDQSVCRAGHVYGERAISDGMVCAGYLNEGIDTCDGDSGGPLVCLHNGVFTLYGLTSWGQHCGKMNKPGVYVRVSYYRQWIDKKIKISLEGK, encoded by the exons ATGATGTCGCGGTATACCGGTCGTTCCCTCGTTGTCGTTGCTCTTTGTCTATGTTTCGTCGTCGTCCACGCG ATCTATGATCCGAAAGAATCGACAACAAAACCGCCAAAACGAAGAGAACCAGTGCTTCCTTGGTATTCACCTGGTCCAGTCGATTCCAAAGAAGATCTATCACGTTCTGCAAAATGGCAAGTGGATTCAGATTACCCGATTCCTCGAAAACCGTACGTAATAGAGGCTGGGACGAAAACTTGGAGTCCTTGGAAAAAGAACAAGGGAAGCGAGATCGAGCAGAGGACAGAAATCACGAGAGATTCTCAAAGCGCGATAAATTTTGAGCAAGATGACAATCTTTCTTCGAAGAGCAATGACCAACagaaaaatgaacaaatagGGATAAAGAGGGATGAAGAGTTTTACGAGGGAGTACCCGCTGACAGCacg AAACCTcgcgaagaaaaaattcttgtttCAACGGAAACGAAATGGACAGTGGCTCGATATGACTCAAAGCACGGTGTTCAATGCCCGGAATTCGATTCTACTGGACAATTCGTATATCCCCcggattgtaaatttttcgtgAATTGTTGGAAGGGCAGAGCTTTCGTTCAAGCATGTGCTCCTGGTACATTATTCAATCCAAACACGTTGGAATGCGATTTCCCTCAAAAAGTGAAATGCTATGGCGaggaaattaacaattattataattttccaacgaCCGAGCGTTTAGATTCTTCCAGGCTGCAG GAGCCAAAATGTCCGCCTCATGTAACGGGATTGATAGCACATCCCTTGgattgtacaaaatttttacaatgtgCTAATGGAGGCACGTACATAATGGACTGTGGTCCTGGCACCGTGTTCAACCCTGCTGTTATGGTTTGTGATTGGCCACACAATGTAAAGGGTTGCGAAG atGCCTTGAAATCTGAAGAAGAGACGACAAAACCATTCGTTCCTCCTGATTACGAGGATCACGATGGAAGATTGCAATACGAAAAGCCTCAAGCAAAGAAAATTACCTGTCCCGATGATTACACAGGATTGTTACCGCATCCAGAAACATGTAAAAAGTTCCTTCAATGCGCGAATGGTGGGACATTTATCATGGATTGTGGTCCTGGTACTGCTTTCAATCCTAGCATCTCTGTCTGTGATTGGCCATATAATGTCCCTGGTTGCAAGGAAG ATAAGCAACAACCGGTCGATACTTCCTTCAAACCTTGGCCATCTCACAATTCTTCCCATTCAAGAACTTGGCATCACAAACACAACCACACGTCACAAG GAAAGGATTGGGATCCTTTAAAACCGACATGGAGGCCAATCTTGAAGAGGCCAAGCTCTCGAATTAATTGGAACGATACGTCGGATTCAAATCCTCCACAGCCACAATGGCCTCATCGTGGCCACGGATCAAATGATCGAAATTATAACGATAGATCCCATCATTATCATCACCATCATCATTTTCATTCACCAACGCATGATCCCAAAGACACTGAAGCGCAACAACCTGTTCCTTCTTTCCATCAACCGCATCATCAAACATCTGGAAACCAGGGAGTCGAAAATTGGCATTCGAATCACGGCCATCATCACGaacatcatcattattatcacgGTAGGCCTCAAGATAGATCGGAGATTATTGTTCCCAGTAATCCTTGGACAGACGAAGAAATCGATCAACAGTCTAGATTTGACACGAGAAAAGATCACGAAGGTAGTCTCAATCAAGGATTCGATCATCGTGGTACTCAAGATAGGCCTGAAACTGTTCCTTCTAATACTTGGACAGTGGAAGAAACTGGTCAACAGGCTCAAAGGCCCACTTTTGACATGAAAAAGGATACTTTTAACGAGGAATTCGATCATAGAGATACTCAAGATAGACCGGAAACTGTTGATACTTGGACAGTCAAAGAAACTGTACAAGAAGCGCAAAGGCCTAGTTTTGGTGAATTGTTCAAAGACAATGTTCCATGGAATAAAGATAATGATCAAGAATCCGCATCTAATAGACAGGAAAGGATGGGTCCTGGATTTTCGCAGGCAGGATTTGATGAAACCTCGATTTATGCTAATAATCGTAATTATCAACCAGTGGATAACTCGAGATTCGACACGCAGATTGCAGGCAACAGAAGAATTTGGAATCAAACCAGATTGACGGAAAATGGTTTCAGTAATTGGAATCAACAGGGACGAGAACAGATGCCAAATCAAAATCGACGTTGGGATCAag ATCCTGTTAACAAGGATGACAAATTCTATGAAGGAAAATTTAGAcctaatatttatcaaagtaCAGCTGATAGACAAGCAGATTCTAAGTTAGATACGTGGGCATCGAAAACGAACATTTTTCAGCATTCTAAAGGCCAATTTGGATCAG GAGTAAAAAATACAGCATTTAATTCAACGAAGATTAATCCAAATGGTATAAACGCGAATATAAATGGTACAAGAGGTCATTTCATCACAAAAGAAATCGAAGTGAATCAAGGCCACTCGAAAATGAGAACTTACAGACCAAACGATCTCCCAGGTCTGAATGAATTCAACAAAAGTGATAGAAATATCTATGTCGATTCCCGAACAAACGTCGATAACATACCACTTACGGTTCTTCAACCACCACCCATTACTTCTGATAATCATCCCTCTGGATCGAACAATATCCTACGCAATAATTCTTTTGGACATCGAACTCACAGGTATCATTGGACATACAACTCTTCCGCGAATTCTGGAAATTTGTCACCCTctg gTAATTATAACAATCGTGTACTCGTGCCGTCACGGGAACTTCAACCACCATATCCATCCCTTAACAAGTCTCTGGTCCCTCCATTTCTATCAAATTTCTTAAAGTATTCTCCAATACCATCCCCCGATTTGCAACCACCAGATGACCACCAGtctacgaataaattttctatcggTTGGCAATTACCAAATGACCCAATCGAACGCGAGTTGCCAACTTACGAGAATCGAAACACTTTTCAACCATCGAGTCAATTGGTTCCTCCGATTTTCGAATTGAACGTAAGTGGCCGATATCCAAACGTTCCATCGACAAATCTCGAACCACCTGACCAAGAATTCGATAGTTTCTTCAACGATTCCGTCGTCAATAACGCGACACGAGAGATTCCGTCTTTGACAATTCCACCAAGGAAAAGATTCGCCAACACCACCGAGAGTTCCGAAAACAGTGAAATTTCTACGACCGATCCAAACGTGCCCACCGTGTGGATAGATTACGAAAACTCTTCGACGATCGAGCATCCGGATATTGTCGAGCCTGCTTCCGAGGAATCTGAAGCCGTAGAATCCGTGGACGTGTTGAGCGACAAGAAAGAGTGGAAGCCTGTACTggtttttaaaaatgtgacTGAAACGACCACGAAGGCTTCTGTTATCATGAAGATCGATAAGAAGAACGTGGATGTAGATCTTTTCAATGTAGACGCTGCCCCTTTCGCGAAAG AGGATCCACCATTTCCATCGTATTATATACCACCAGTGGAACCATTAGATCATTCCAAGAAGACTGTTATGCCAACACCAATTTCCGGCCAG GTGATACGACTTAGAGGAGGGTCTGGACCTCACGATGGATATGTAGAAGTTCAAGGCACGAATCCCGGTTGGGGAATCGTTTGTGACTCGAGAAATGGTTGGACCTTAAAAGAAGCACATGTCGTATGCAAACAGCTTGGATATACGAG GGGCGCCGAGATGGCTTGGCAAGGGAGAAATGGTCGAAATGGCATGCCAACTTGGATAGCCGCAAATTCTGTCTCGTGTCAAGGCGACGaggataaatttcaatcgtgCAA ATTCACACATGTGCAAGAGTGTCGAGTGGAAAGGGACGCGATTGGAGTAAGATGCGCTCTAAATCGGGTCGCCAACTGTCGCAAGGATGAAGTACCACACGAAGAACAATGTTACCATTTGGCGGAGGCAGAGAGCGGTTTGAACCATCAGGAAGCATTGGATTATTGCACGAATAGGGATTCGAGACTCTTAGATATCACGAGCCAGGCGGAAAACAATTTCATCTCTGAGTGGTTGGTTCAAAAGCAACCAGAAATCGCCTCGATTATGACTTCCGGTGTTGGTTTCACCACCATGGGTCATACCTTGTGGATCTGGGAAGATTCCTCCCGTACGAAATTTAG GTTTACCAAATGGTGGCCAGGTTGGATGGAAGATAATAAACAACCTCCATCCGTGGGTACCCGCCCACGTTGTATCGTAATGAAGAGGAAATTTCCATGCCACGAAAGACCAGACTCGATTTGCGTTGCTGATTACTTCTTCTGGGACGCTGAAGATTGCGCTTCCTCCAATAAAGGCCACTCTTTCATTTGCAAGAGGCCCTATGACGACATCG GTTGTATTTATGGGAAGGGAAGTCAATACGCCGGAAACGCGAGTATAACAGCTTCGGGGAAAGATTGTTTATCATGGGGAGACGAGAAAGTCGCTTATCCACTTGAAATAAAT GTCGTTAATcgagaaataagagaaaaattgaaaaaccaCAATTACTGCAGAAATCCGAATCCGAACAGAGAGAACAGGCCATGGTGTTTCACGGGACCACGTGCAGAACGTGAACATTGTGATATTCCACCTTGTGGAAATATAG GTACTCAAAGGCGTTCGGTGAGTCAATGCAAACCTAAACATTTCGAATGTTTACCAGGAGAATGTATTCCATCGCCATGGGTTTGCGATGAAGAAGAG gatTGTACGAACGGGGCGGATGAGAGAGATTGCGTCTCGCACATGTACCTCTTCAAAAAATACTCGAAGCAGAAATTAGAGGGATATGACGTTGAAAAGTGGTTGAACACACCATTGAAGACGTGTGCTCTCAGATGCAAAGAGGCCGATTTCATTTGCCGATCTTTTGCGCATAA AGCTATAGAAAACATTTGTCTTCTGAGCGACAGTAATATAGGAATGACAGGAAAGTTGAAACCCAGCACGGAATTCGATTATTACGAGATGAAGGACAGGAGCATGAACTGCGAAGGAATGTTCGTTTGTGAAAATCAAAAGTGCATAAATCAAAGCCAAGTGTGCAATGGAAAAAATGATTGCCACGATCGGAGCGACGAGAATGTTTGCACTGTAGAAAATTTGGATTACGAGATTCGGCTGGCTGGTTCAGATTACAATAACGAAGGAAGAGTTGAAGTCAAGA TTTTGGGAATTTGGGGACAAGTGTGCGACGATGGTTTCGGAATGATCGATGCCGATGTTATTTGCAAAGAGCTCGGTTTCGTTCTTGGCGCTTTGGAAGTGAAACCAGGAGGCTTTTATGGAAATATGGATCCGTCGACAAGATTTATGGTCGATCAATTAAGATGTCGAGGAAACGAAACTTCCTTACGCGAATGCGACTTTGAAGG TTGGGGGGTTCACGATTGTCAACCGGAAGAAGCTGTAGGTATCGTTTGCAAGACCGCAGTCAATACTTGTCCAGATGGTCAATGGAAGTGTGACAACAGCCCGATGTGTATTTCGACTGCGTTTATATGCGACGAGGTTGTCGATTGTCAAGACGGTTCAGACGAGAGCCCCGAGCATTGTAAC gtaCCGTTTGAGATACGTTTGGCAAATGGAAATACGGCTTACGAGGGAAGGATCGAAGTTCGTCATCATGGCGTGTGGGGTACCGTTTGCGACGATGATTTCTCGAATGCAGCTGCTACGGTGATTTGCAGGTCTTTAGGATTCAATGGGCGTGCTCTGGCAAAGAAAGATGGATATTTTGGACCGGGAGAGGGGCCCATATGGCTCGATGAA GTTTTCTGCTATGGAAACGAGACTCAGCTGAATCGATGCGAGCACAACCATTGGGGTGAGCATAATTGCAATCACGAGGAGGACGCAGGTGTGATTTGTACACCTGGAGATGTTAACGATTCCAAGGTAAATCGAAACATTCCCTCTCGATGGAGGGATAGTTTAATT TTCAAATGGGAGATACCGCCTGAGATGCCGCAGAAGAACATCAATGATATACTTCCGACCAATTGCGGCAGACGATTCAAAGATTTCAACGAGGACGAGGAtctgatatttcaaaaagtgGTGCGAGGTAACATTGCACCCAAGGGCTCCTATCCATGGCAG GCCAGTATTCGCGTACGAGGGTACAGTAAATCAAATCATTGGTGTGGGGCAGTGATTATTTCTCCTTTGCATGTGCTCACCGCTGCACATTGTTTGGAGGGTTACAATAAGAAAACTTATTTCGTTCGTGCTGGTGATTACAATACGGAG atAGACGAAGGGACGGAGATCGAGGCCAACATCGAGGATTATTACATTCACGAAGAGTTTCGTAAAGGCCATCGAATGAACAACGATATCGCACTGGTATTGTTAAAAGGGCGAGGAATACCTCTTGGAAAGAATGTTATGCCAATTTGCCTGCCATCCGAGAGAATCGAGTATCCAGCAGGTCTTAATTGCACCATCAGCGGATTTGGCAGTATCGAGACTGGAAAATCAA CTCATTCCAAAGATCTAAGATACGGTTGGATACCGTTATTAGATCAGTCCGTGTGTCGTGCCGGACATGTTTATGGCGAGCGTGCAATCAGTGATGGAATGGTCTGCGCCGGATATCTTAATGAAGGTATTGACACCTGTGACGGAGATTCTGGAGGTCCATTGGTGTGCTTGCACAATG GCGTTTTCACGTTGTACGGCCTTACCAGTTGGGGACAACATTgcggaaaaatgaataaacctGGTGTTTATGTCCGAGTTTCTTACTATAGACAATGGatcgataagaaaataaaaatttccctcgaagggaaataa